A section of the Phycodurus eques isolate BA_2022a chromosome 4, UOR_Pequ_1.1, whole genome shotgun sequence genome encodes:
- the LOC133401913 gene encoding regulator of G-protein signaling 22, whose protein sequence is MKFQLCFPQALIYNEETHQFEMPSNAAELTNKIRSALEQSKSQLLYKDVRGLAKTTLVDNHYTVSCLDRAQGIQWILKERLAFFLQSSCYHEYRLSKLLFQRAPHINGHKRSSKPSTSLTSNPNGVDINIQETSTASQTKQLHEEASELYLDELATQVVEQVLEDPVFLLTAQSWENNGDLTGCTDTDGNSKCKGTCHLGNQPGMDDFKEFLHGTSGGRLFNLWRDIERLKSINSERMNSFLALMRSRYLLSSSQNSLNMELLCRLGLTTSPCWTKERLCAIQPNLTESIISYWVPRYWTSQHVQGDLDCSDMKLCVGPHSASVTPCSLCPEPWLAESFYDNHPQFCPSRSQSLGCTRLAKILEALFVDPDAGWYFTHFCEQSRNQVWENAVYFWHDLQHYHELFYQDGLDPYRVQRVAQVLYSTYLRSSASRSIGIKEEIRKEVQDQLMPAFEELFDQVEDHILNILLDAWAVLVDREKKSFLQICVYEEVRSVNTWQYRELRSLCAKSKQKINQGVTSPSNTSSGIFSEGTRVLDSWSNVPPQYQGYRLGSLPCQNHEIWHLMSFLQNKDASIHQECWLDLEQYRRTPQRNKAVRQDRSSRIAKKYLNRTYFFSSHSPATEEEQNNILHLAGGLELLKLECLSRRVTVEIQYIIRCHIEKTWLPQFLVTAEFAERQKCKLKVDAKTRVSQDDSQRQPTRKEGWKSQGLWRSSSKESLLFRQLLLNPASCLQFQHFVSLKGDFLQNDVLFWLEVQRYKDLCHSHSDEATIQQKISTIIKCFINSSTPPALQIDIPLEQAQRIMEKRHKLGPYIFREAQMSVFSKLLRFWPKFQELRSSVHEGQLLKMLQDEGLKNKARLRRQRRKEEEEDERRAQEDVKRLDSGSSEDEETKNDDNRGVEKRRGENTAVKTHSGQMLFSTEPLSWSYSKYMAALKREEALLRTRSQKEASFSSYSVSSDGSVRSTGSINSHRETSQHFSRSHVKQCH, encoded by the exons ATGAAATTTCAACTG TGTTTCCCACAGGCGTTGATATACAATGAGGAGACGCATCAATTTGAGATGCCCAGCAATGCAGCAGAGTTGACCAACAAAATCAGATCAGCTCTAGAACAAAGCAAATCACAGCTCCTTTATAAGGATGTCAGAGGACTGGCCAAAACCACTTTAGTGGACAACCATTACACTGTCTCT TGTCTGGACCGAGCACAGGGGATTCAGTGGATTCTAAAAGAAAGATTGGCGTTTTTTCTTCAAAGTAGTTGCTACCATGAGTACAG ACTATCCAAGTTGTTGTTTCAGCGGGCACCACATATAAATGGCCACAAGAGAAG TTCCAAGCCTTCCACTTCCTTGACCTCAAACCCGAACGGTGTTGACATCAACATCCAAGAGACATCAACTGCATCTCAAACGAAGCAACTACATGAAGAGGCCTCTGAACTATATTTGGATGAGCTGGCTACCCAAGTGGTTGAACAGGTGCTTGAAGATCCTGTATTTCTGTTGACTGCGCAGAGCTGGGAAAACAACGGTGACCTTACAGGCTGCACCGACACAGATGGAAATTCCAAGTGTAAAG GTACCTGCCACCTAGGCAACCAACCAGGCATGGACGACTTCAAGGAGTTTTTGCATGGCACGTCAGGAGGCAGGTTGTTTAATCTCTGGCGGGACATAGAGAGACTGAAAAGTATAAACAGTGAGCGGATGAACAG CTTTTTGGCTTTAATGAGGAGCCGCTACCTGCTGAGCAGCAGTCAGAACAGTCTAAACATGGAGCTGCTCTGCAGGTTGGGGCTGACTACCTCCCCCTGCTGGACAAAAGAGAGACTGTGCGCAATACAACCCAACCTCACGGAGTCAATCATCTCCTACTG GGTTCCTCGTTACTGGACATCCCAGCATGTCCAAGGAGACCTTGATTGTTCTGACATGAAGCTGTGTGTTGGACCTCATTCAGCCTCAGTGACCCCTTGTTCCCTTTGCCCTGAACCCTGGCTGGCCGAATCGTTTTATGACAACCATCCACAG TTTTGCCCAAGCAGAAGTCAATCATTAGGCTGCACAAGACTGGCAAAGATTTTGGAAGCGCTATTTGTCGACCCAGATGCTGGCTGGTACTTCACTCACTTCTGTGAGCAATCAAGAAACCAG GTGTGGGAAAATGCAGTTTATTTTTGGCATGACCTCCAGCATTATCATGAGCTCTTCTACCAGGACGGACTGGATCCCTACAGAGTGCAGAGAGTGGCTCag GTCCTCTACTCCACGTACCTCCGCAGCTCTGCCAGCAGGAGCATTGGCATCAAGGAGGAGATCAGGAAGGAGGTGCAAGACCAGCTGATGCCTGCTTTTGAGGAGCTCTTTGATCAAGTTGAGGACCACATCTTGAACATCCTACTGGATGCTTGGGCAGTGCTTGTCGACCGGGAGAAAAAGTCCTTCCTGCAG ATATGTGTGTATGAGGAGGTGCGCTCTGTCAACACTTGGCAATACAGGGAATTGCGCAGTTTGTGcgcaaaatccaaacaaaaaatCAATCAG GGTGTGACATCTCCATCTAATACTTCATCCGGCATCTTCTCTGAGGGCACCCGGGTCCTTGACTCTTGGTCCAATGTGCCTCCACAGTACCAAGGTTACCGCTTAGGCTCCTTACCTTGCCAAAACCACGAGATCTGGCATTTGATGTCTTTCCTCCAGAATAAAGACGCCAG CATCCACCAGGAATGCTGGCTGGACCTGGAGCAGTACAGGAGAACTCCTCAGAGGAACAAGGCAGTGAGACAGGACCGATCTTCTCGCATTGCAAAGAAATATCTCAACAGAACCTACTTCTTTAGCTCCCACAGTCCTGCCACAGAAGAGGAGCAAAACAAT aTATTGCACCTGGCAGGTGGGCTGGAGCTTCTGAAACTTGAGTGTCTCTCAAGGCGAGTTACTGTGGAGATCCAGTACATCATCAGATGTCACATTGAGAAAACATGGCTGCCTCAGTTTCTGGTCACAGCAGAGTTCGCAGAACGACAGAAATGCAAACTAAAGGTAGACGCCAAAACAC gtgtgtcacagGACGACTCTCAACGACAACCGACGAGAAAAGAAGGGTGGAAG AGTCAGGGTTTGTGGAGGAGTTCCTCCAAGGAGAGCCTTCTTTTTCGACAGCTTCTCCTCAACCCTGCCTCCTGCTTGCAGTTCCAACACTTTGTCTCTCTGAAGGGTGACTTCCTGCAGAATGATGTGCTGTTTTGGCTGGAGGTGCAGCGGTACAAG GACCTGTGTCATTCTCACAGTGACGAGGCCACAATTCAGCAAAAGATCTCCACAATAATCAAGTGTTTCATCAACTCATCCACACCTCCAGCCCTGCAGATAGACATCCCTCTGGAACAGGCGCAGCGCATTATGGAGAAACGCCATAAACTGGGCCCTTACATCTTCAGAGAGGCACAG ATGTCGGTGTTCAGTAAGTTGCTCAGGTTTTGGCCCAAGTTTCAGGAGCTTAGGAGCAGTGTACATGAAGGTCAGTTACTGAAAATGCTTCAGGACGAAGGACTCAAAAACAAAGCCAGATTACGAAGAcaaaggaggaaggaggaggaagaggatgagaGGAGAGCTCAG GAAGATGTAAAACGGCTTGATTCCGGTTCTAGTGAGGATGAAGAAACGAAAAATGATGACAACAGGGGAGTAGAAAAGAGAAGAGGTGAAAATACAGCAGTAAAGACACACAGCGGCCAGATGCTGTTTTCCACAGAACCA TTGTCATGGTCCTACTCCAAATACATGGCAGCACTGAAGAGGGAGGAGGCGCTACTAAGGACACGCAGTCAGAAAGAAGCATCCTTCTCCTCATACTCAG TGTCCTCCGACGGCAGTGTGAGGTCAACAGGAAGTATAAACAGCCACCGGGAGACCTCCCAACACTTCTCCAGGTCACACGTGAAACAATGTCATTAA
- the fbxo43 gene encoding F-box only protein 43 has protein sequence MQCTPESNVYHGSSKGQQCDECFDSGYSGLFHSPQSISGFGSSRPLASVDFIDTPKEYLRLPVTPKESSRAPLHKDSKGVQRSCTLNWCETPKVCKRYVSLQHRPALCDATKENTTSTCTGRIDSSFGSDHWPNVSFDSLDTTPQSLTLSTLKLEQDFPLSGRKRRLLFSQVRTSTRVDGTFGLGDSNSLERRIPLLDDFCQHLGASDQLNVEAPCLSKFLPASSKENSPSPVNKQTSDLYDSSSVLCTPSSTQTPKYIRSVCEDSGFSSLALDKSQGSSVDHDGSFQELLLSASKGNSETPNLTDTKRRSRLQRQQRLSTLKEGGSLSDEDLSDRKHQHIHSHGSTSKDEVFLRETPRRVRTTSDGPASNNEGYTTPRSQTTAKLDCMPPSCTASVNSNVTPFKTTVSNLSLTPALQLIHTLCEQRANMFAGQSPSLKEQLRTTSALTEIPVMLSTIMPLAGLIGRKMGLGKVDLLTELRKRNLRHILAVILGHLSAECVYRCCQVCKDWNEIIQQDKQAHLKKEIHRSEVEAALELGGTVHVSDAETRMALLERSALKTVQAQSRTSSYCTPQSGRCTVTPLQNSTLSLGSSSKREKFIEIAKTLFNDECLRHCPRCQHPAKCHFVKREGVCTRADCAFQFCTACLCAFHGARECGGQSAGRRKKDVLLPGSAQSKRNIRRL, from the exons ATGCAGTGTACCCCGGAGTCCAATGTCTACCATGGCAGCAGCAAAGGCCAACAGTGTGATGAGTGTTTTGACAGTGGCTACTCGGGTTTATTCCACAGTCCACAGAGTATCAGTGGATTTGGCTCCTCTAGGCCTTTGGCTTCAGTGGACTTCATTGACACACCCAAAGAGTATCTCAGACTTCCTGTCACCCCCAAGGAGAGTAGCAGGGCCCCTTTGCACAAAGACTCCAAGGGGGTTCAGCGGTCCTGCACGCTGAACTGGTGTGAAACTCCCAAAGTGTGCAAAAGATATGTCTCGCTGCAACATAGACCTGCTCTGTGCGATGCCACTAAAGAAAACACCACTTCCACATGCACCGGAAGGATAGACTCGTCATTTGGGTCTGACCATTGGCCCAATGTTTCGTTTGACTCTCTTGATACCACGCCGCAGTCTTTGACTTTAAGCACTTTAAAATTGGAGCAGGATTTCCCGTTATCTGGTAGGAAACGTCGTCTGCTCTTCTCTCAGGTAAGGACCTCCACTCGTGTGGACGGTACCTTCGGCTTGGGTGACAGCAACAGTTTGGAGAGACGAATTCCACTCTTGGATGATTTCTGTCAGCACCTTGGTGCCTCTGATCAACTTAATGTAGAAGCACCGTGCTTAAGCAAATTCCTGCCGGCCTCATCCAAGGAAAACTCTCCATCACCAGTCAACAAGCAGACAAGTGACTTATATGACTCCTCCAGTGTCTTGTGCACGCCATCATCGACACAAACACCCAAGTATATCAG GTCTGTGTGTGAGGACAGTGGCTTCAGCTCCCTTGCGCTCGATAAATCCCAAGGCTCTTCTGTCGACCATGACGGCTCGTTCCAGGAGTTGCTGCTTTCCGCCTCAAAAGGAAACTCCGAAACCCCCAATCTGACAGATACAAAACGGCGTTCCCGTTTGCAACGTCAGCAAAGACTTTCCACTCTAAAGGAAGGAGGCTCCTTATCTGATGAAGACCTGTCGGACAGAAAGCATCAGCATATTCACAGCCATGGCAGCACTTCTAAAGATGAGGTTTTTCTCAGGGAAACCCCGCGCAGGGTTCGTACAACGTCTGATGGGCCGGCATCGAATAACGAAGGTTATACAACTCCTCGAAGCCAAACAACGGCCAAGCTCGACTGCATGCCACCTTCTTGTACCGCGTCTGTCAATTCTAACGTAACCCCCTTCAAGACAACCGTATCCAACCTTTCATTGACACCTGCGTTGCAGCTGATACATACTTTGTGTGAGCAGAGGGCCAATATGTTTGCTGGCCAAAGTCCAAGTCTAAAAGAGCAGCTGAGGACCACATCAGCTCTAACTGAGATCCCTGTAATGTTGAGCACAATTATGCCGTTAGCAGGGCTGATAGGCCGGAAGATGGGCCTGGGGAAGGTGGACCTATTAACAGAGCTGAGAAAGAGGAACCTCAGGCACATCCTGGCTGTCATACTCGGCCACCTGTCTGCTGAGTGTGTCTACAG gtgTTGTCAGGTGTGCAAGGACTGGAATGAAATAATCCAACAGGACAAGCAAGCTCACCTCAAAAAAGAAATTCACCGGAGTGAAGTAGAAGCTGCTCTCGAG CTTGGTGGAACTGTCCACGTTTCTGACGCCGAGACCAGAATGGCTCTGCTTGAAAGGTCAGCCCTCAAGACTGTACAGGCCCAGTCTCGAACCTCCAGTTACTGCACGCCACAGTCTGGAAGATGCACTGTCACCCCTTTACAAAACAGCACTTTGTCTTTAGGCAGCAGCAGCAAAAGGGAGAAGTTCATAGAG ATTGCCAAAACCCTCTTCAACGATGAATGCCTCAGACATTGCCCTCGCTGTCAGCATCCCGCAAAGTGTCACTTTGTGAAACGCGAAGGCGTTTGCACCAGAGCTGACTGTGCGTTCCAGTTTTGCACAGCGTGCTTGTGTGCTTTCCATGGCGCCAGAGAATGTGGCGGCCAGTCTGCAGGCCGACGCAAGAAAGACGTATTACTTCCAGGAAGTGCCCAAAGCAAGCGAAACATTAGGAGACTATGA